A single genomic interval of Lewinellaceae bacterium harbors:
- a CDS encoding efflux RND transporter permease subunit — translation MLNATIRFFLENKLVAWILLLFFTGWGIVSAPFDLNVNWLPRDPVAVDAIPDIGENQQIVFTRWMGRSPQDVEDQISYPLTSALLGIPGVKTIRSNSMFGFSTIYIIFQDKVEFYWSRSRILEKLNSLPANLLPDGVQPALGPDATALGQIYWYTLEGRDPDGNPTGGWDPHELRTIQDYYVRYGLSSAEGVAEVASVGGFVKEYQIDVDPDAMKIHRITLDQVMAAVKGSNIDIGAQTMEINLAEYFVRGLGYIKNVEDIEYSVVAVNNNVPIYVKDIARVNIGPATRRGALDKSGAEAVGGVVVARYGANPMQVIKNVKAKIAEIEPGLPSKTLEDGTISQVKVVPFYDRTQLIQETIGTLEEALTLEVLITVIVVILMLFNLKSSLLVSGALPVAVLMCFVAMRQFGIDANIVSLSGIAIAIGTMVDMGIVLTESMVKNIKEAPPGKSLLTTIYEATVEVASAVITAVSTTIVSFLPVFAMEAAEGKLFRPLAFTKTFALLASIVLAITVLPPLAHSLFSIQPKRSRWRYLSNLALLIGGALVAAMFNFWLGTIVIFVSLLELSGIWISDNLSDKTGTAYNWLKNIFYAGLVAFFLTRAWMPLGVNESVLTNFIFVGGIITVLMLVFFTLIHFYEQVLRFFLRFRWLFLLAVASLVIWGVNILRNTGQEFMPSLNEGSFLLMPTSMPHTGIQQNTNYLRALDMAVTAIPEVESVVGKMGRVESALDPAPVSMFENVILYKTEYKVDEDGHRIRYKVDENGKYLRDENGELIEGRNGKYYRQWRDHIQSPDDIWQEIVAATKLPGVTSAPKLQPIETRLVMLQTGMRAPMGIKVKGPSLQTIEEFGLQIEKYLKEVDGVKAAAVFADRIVGKPYLEFNIDRQAIARHGLPIEQVQRHIQAAVGGMLMTTTVEGRERFPVRIRYPRELRSDPEIVKRILVPTKSGGQIPLGELMQIEYRQGPQSIKSEDGFLVGYVLFDRDPSQAEVTVVNNAQRYLEEKINSGELVVPPGVSYRFTGTYEQQVRASKRLSLVLPIALGIIFLILYFEFRSVAVTAMVFSGVFIAFSGGFIMIWLYGQPWFMDFELFGTNMRDLFQMHSINLSVAVWVGFLALFGVATDDGVLVATFIRDRFKENQPKSVEGIRQAIVEGGLRRVRPATMTAATTILALLPILTSTGRGADVMVPMAIPSFGGMCLQLLTMFTVPVLYSMWKEGQLKWDNWFGDKNEKTNEVSA, via the coding sequence ATGCTTAACGCAACAATTCGCTTCTTTTTAGAAAATAAGCTGGTTGCCTGGATACTGCTCTTGTTTTTTACAGGATGGGGCATTGTATCCGCACCCTTTGACCTCAATGTGAACTGGCTGCCCCGCGACCCTGTTGCGGTAGACGCCATCCCCGACATCGGAGAGAATCAGCAGATCGTTTTCACCAGATGGATGGGCAGGTCGCCTCAGGATGTGGAGGACCAGATCTCCTATCCCCTCACATCAGCCCTGTTGGGCATTCCCGGGGTGAAGACCATCCGGAGCAACTCCATGTTTGGCTTCTCCACCATTTACATCATTTTTCAGGATAAGGTGGAGTTTTACTGGAGCCGTTCCCGGATACTGGAGAAGCTGAACTCCCTGCCTGCCAACCTCCTGCCCGATGGCGTTCAACCTGCCCTTGGGCCGGACGCCACCGCCCTGGGGCAGATTTACTGGTATACACTGGAAGGCCGGGATCCTGACGGCAACCCAACTGGCGGCTGGGATCCGCACGAACTGCGCACCATACAAGATTATTATGTGCGCTACGGCCTGTCCTCTGCCGAAGGGGTGGCGGAAGTGGCTTCCGTAGGAGGCTTTGTCAAGGAGTATCAGATCGATGTCGACCCTGACGCTATGAAAATCCACCGCATCACGCTGGATCAAGTAATGGCGGCGGTCAAAGGAAGCAACATAGACATCGGCGCTCAGACCATGGAGATTAACCTGGCCGAATACTTCGTGCGGGGCCTGGGCTACATCAAAAATGTAGAGGATATAGAATACTCGGTGGTGGCGGTGAACAATAATGTCCCCATTTACGTCAAGGACATTGCCCGGGTGAATATCGGCCCGGCTACCCGGCGGGGGGCCCTGGACAAATCGGGCGCCGAAGCGGTAGGCGGCGTGGTGGTGGCCCGCTACGGCGCCAACCCCATGCAGGTGATAAAAAATGTGAAGGCTAAGATCGCGGAAATTGAGCCCGGGCTTCCTTCCAAAACTTTGGAAGATGGAACCATTTCTCAGGTGAAGGTCGTTCCTTTTTACGACCGCACCCAGCTCATCCAGGAGACGATCGGCACGCTGGAAGAAGCGCTCACCCTGGAGGTGCTCATCACAGTGATCGTAGTCATCCTGATGTTGTTTAACCTGAAGTCGTCGCTTTTAGTATCCGGCGCACTGCCGGTGGCGGTGCTGATGTGCTTTGTTGCTATGCGGCAGTTTGGGATCGACGCCAACATCGTTTCCCTTTCCGGCATTGCGATTGCCATTGGCACCATGGTGGACATGGGCATCGTGCTGACGGAAAGTATGGTGAAAAATATAAAAGAAGCCCCGCCAGGGAAATCGCTGCTGACAACTATCTATGAAGCGACGGTTGAAGTAGCCTCGGCGGTGATCACAGCGGTTTCCACCACCATTGTGAGCTTTCTGCCTGTATTCGCGATGGAGGCAGCGGAGGGAAAGTTATTCCGCCCGTTGGCCTTTACCAAAACCTTCGCCCTCCTGGCCTCTATTGTACTGGCTATTACCGTGTTGCCGCCTTTGGCGCATAGCTTGTTTTCCATACAGCCCAAGAGAAGCCGCTGGCGCTATCTTTCCAATTTGGCGTTACTGATAGGAGGGGCTCTGGTAGCAGCAATGTTCAATTTCTGGTTAGGAACGATCGTCATTTTCGTATCCTTGCTCGAATTGTCAGGTATTTGGATAAGCGACAACCTTTCGGATAAAACGGGAACTGCTTACAACTGGCTCAAAAACATATTCTATGCCGGGCTGGTCGCCTTTTTCCTGACCCGGGCCTGGATGCCCCTGGGGGTGAACGAAAGCGTGCTGACGAATTTTATTTTCGTCGGCGGCATCATTACGGTACTGATGCTGGTGTTTTTCACCCTTATCCATTTCTACGAGCAGGTGCTGCGTTTTTTCCTGCGCTTTCGCTGGTTGTTCCTTCTTGCGGTCGCCAGCCTTGTAATATGGGGAGTCAACATTTTAAGAAATACCGGGCAGGAGTTTATGCCTTCCCTCAATGAAGGCTCCTTTTTGCTCATGCCGACATCCATGCCGCACACCGGTATTCAGCAGAATACCAACTACCTGCGGGCGCTCGATATGGCTGTTACTGCTATTCCGGAAGTGGAATCGGTCGTTGGGAAAATGGGCCGGGTGGAAAGCGCTCTTGACCCCGCACCGGTTTCCATGTTCGAAAATGTCATCCTCTACAAGACGGAATACAAAGTGGATGAGGACGGCCACCGCATCAGATATAAAGTGGATGAGAATGGCAAATATCTAAGGGATGAGAATGGGGAGTTGATTGAAGGCCGCAATGGGAAGTACTACCGCCAGTGGCGCGACCATATCCAAAGCCCGGACGACATCTGGCAGGAGATTGTAGCAGCTACCAAGCTGCCTGGCGTTACTTCTGCGCCCAAGCTGCAACCCATTGAAACCCGCCTGGTGATGCTTCAGACAGGCATGCGGGCGCCGATGGGCATTAAAGTAAAGGGGCCCAGCCTGCAAACTATTGAGGAATTTGGCCTGCAAATCGAAAAATACCTCAAAGAAGTGGATGGGGTAAAAGCTGCGGCCGTTTTTGCGGACCGCATCGTCGGCAAGCCTTACCTGGAGTTTAATATAGACCGGCAGGCCATCGCCCGGCATGGGCTTCCCATCGAGCAGGTTCAACGGCATATCCAGGCAGCCGTGGGCGGTATGTTGATGACCACTACGGTGGAAGGAAGGGAGCGGTTCCCGGTGCGCATCCGCTACCCCCGGGAGCTGCGCAGCGACCCGGAAATCGTGAAACGGATACTGGTTCCCACGAAATCCGGCGGACAAATCCCTCTGGGGGAACTGATGCAAATCGAATACCGGCAGGGGCCGCAATCTATCAAAAGTGAAGACGGCTTTTTAGTGGGTTATGTTCTGTTTGACCGCGACCCCAGCCAGGCCGAAGTTACAGTAGTAAATAATGCTCAAAGATACCTCGAGGAAAAGATCAATAGCGGCGAATTGGTGGTTCCCCCAGGTGTCAGCTATCGTTTTACCGGTACCTACGAACAACAGGTGAGAGCCAGCAAGCGCCTGAGCCTGGTATTGCCCATCGCCCTGGGTATCATTTTTCTCATCCTCTATTTCGAATTTCGCTCGGTGGCGGTAACGGCCATGGTGTTCAGCGGTGTATTCATCGCCTTTTCCGGCGGGTTTATTATGATCTGGCTCTATGGGCAACCCTGGTTTATGGACTTCGAGTTGTTTGGTACCAACATGCGGGACCTGTTTCAGATGCATTCCATCAACCTCAGCGTGGCGGTTTGGGTGGGGTTTTTGGCATTGTTCGGGGTGGCTACCGATGATGGCGTTCTGGTTGCCACCTTTATCAGAGACCGGTTTAAAGAAAACCAGCCCAAATCTGTGGAGGGCATCCGGCAAGCCATAGTGGAGGGCGGCCTGCGGCGGGTTCGCCCTGCGACCATGACCGCCGCTACTACTATCCTGGCATTGCTCCCGATCCTTACCTCCACCGGGCGCGGCGCCGATGTGATGGTGCCGATGGCCATACCTTCATTTGGCGGTATGTGCCTGCAACTGCTCACCATGTTTACGGTGCCGGTCCTTTACAGTATGTGGAAAGAAGGGCAGTTGAAATGGGACAATTGGTTTGGCGATAAAAACGAAAAGACTAATGAAGTATCAGCATAA
- a CDS encoding T9SS type A sorting domain-containing protein, giving the protein MPELPSNTGLNVELTDMLGKKYWTKLVAGNSLELGLGDFPSGIYLLTLFNEQYFATKRIVLEK; this is encoded by the coding sequence TTGCCTGAACTACCCTCTAATACCGGTCTTAATGTAGAATTGACCGATATGTTAGGGAAAAAATACTGGACAAAATTGGTTGCAGGCAACAGCCTGGAATTAGGCCTGGGCGATTTCCCAAGCGGTATTTACCTGCTTACGCTGTTCAATGAGCAATACTTTGCAACAAAACGGATTGTGTTAGAAAAATAA
- a CDS encoding efflux RND transporter periplasmic adaptor subunit yields MNNLKILLIIIITSLISLGAGYLIFGGKTEAPPDEHENHQAAIEVAAEIWTCSMHPQIRQNEPGNCPICGMELIPLSEASSSDNPLVMEMTPAAVKLANIQTIAVGNANGTNTKTISLTGKVQTDERLVASQVAHVPGRVEQLFVTFTGEQVRKGQKLATIYSPELVSTQRELIEALKWKDTQPQLLEAARNKLRNWKISDATIADIENSKEVQANITVYADQSGVVLKRRVSVGDYLKEGGVLFDIARLDRVWVLFDAYEEDLAEIGLGDVVSYTVPSIPGRTFSARISFIDPVINPQTRIASLRAEVANPGGLLKPEMFVRGTVKAESEAGKGALSIPKTAVMWTGPRSVVYVEVPGATVPSYEFREVTVGDAAGSDYIIKEGLEAGDRVVVNGAFTIDAAAQLNNMASMMNRNVRETGMAAAVPDHTAHTPEAFSKQLMNVVGHYLSLKDALVASNTSLAGQSAEKFLMALEKVDMSLLIGDAHLYWMEKLEPLKAHGNGIRESEDIEEQRKQFSFLTNTLVASLTAFGTGGNTLYLQHCPMAFNNEGADWLSREEAIQNPYFGDKMLTCGSVKEAFPLERKPAAQSSPNPSHNH; encoded by the coding sequence ATGAATAACTTGAAAATCCTTCTTATTATTATAATAACGTCTCTTATCAGCCTGGGAGCAGGCTATCTGATCTTTGGCGGTAAAACGGAGGCGCCGCCTGATGAGCACGAAAACCATCAGGCGGCCATAGAGGTAGCTGCGGAGATCTGGACCTGCTCCATGCACCCTCAGATTCGGCAGAATGAGCCCGGAAACTGCCCTATTTGCGGCATGGAACTCATACCGCTGAGCGAAGCCTCCTCTTCGGATAACCCCCTGGTCATGGAAATGACTCCGGCGGCGGTAAAATTGGCGAATATCCAGACGATAGCCGTAGGGAATGCCAACGGTACCAATACCAAGACGATCTCTCTGACCGGCAAAGTGCAAACGGATGAGCGCCTTGTTGCCAGCCAGGTGGCCCACGTACCAGGCAGGGTCGAGCAACTCTTTGTCACTTTCACCGGTGAACAAGTTCGCAAGGGGCAAAAACTGGCCACCATATATTCTCCGGAATTGGTTAGTACTCAAAGGGAGCTGATCGAAGCCCTCAAGTGGAAAGACACTCAGCCTCAATTGCTGGAAGCTGCCCGCAACAAGCTCCGCAACTGGAAAATCTCCGACGCCACCATCGCAGATATAGAAAATTCGAAAGAAGTGCAGGCCAATATTACGGTTTACGCCGACCAAAGCGGGGTGGTGCTGAAGCGGCGGGTATCTGTAGGGGATTACCTCAAAGAAGGTGGAGTATTGTTTGATATTGCCAGGCTGGACCGGGTGTGGGTATTATTCGATGCTTATGAAGAGGACCTTGCCGAAATCGGCTTGGGAGATGTCGTATCTTATACTGTTCCCTCCATACCCGGGCGCACCTTCAGCGCGCGGATTTCATTTATTGACCCAGTCATCAACCCTCAAACCCGGATAGCTTCCCTTCGGGCGGAGGTGGCTAACCCCGGTGGTCTGCTGAAGCCGGAAATGTTCGTCAGGGGAACGGTCAAAGCTGAAAGCGAAGCGGGAAAAGGCGCTTTGTCCATTCCTAAAACAGCCGTGATGTGGACGGGGCCGCGCTCGGTAGTGTATGTGGAAGTGCCTGGCGCCACCGTCCCTTCTTACGAGTTTCGCGAGGTGACAGTGGGGGATGCTGCCGGTAGTGATTACATCATTAAAGAGGGGTTGGAAGCAGGCGACCGGGTCGTCGTCAACGGCGCTTTCACGATCGATGCTGCCGCTCAGCTCAACAATATGGCGAGCATGATGAACCGCAATGTTCGGGAAACCGGAATGGCGGCTGCTGTGCCGGACCATACTGCCCATACTCCGGAAGCGTTCAGCAAGCAGTTGATGAACGTGGTGGGCCATTACCTGTCTCTGAAGGACGCGCTGGTCGCTTCTAACACCAGCCTGGCCGGGCAGAGCGCCGAAAAATTCCTTATGGCGCTCGAAAAGGTGGATATGAGCCTCCTAATAGGCGATGCACACCTGTATTGGATGGAAAAACTGGAGCCGCTGAAGGCTCATGGAAATGGCATAAGGGAGAGTGAAGACATTGAAGAACAGCGAAAGCAGTTTAGTTTCCTTACCAATACGTTGGTGGCAAGCTTAACGGCATTCGGTACCGGCGGAAATACCCTGTACCTACAACACTGCCCGATGGCCTTTAATAATGAGGGCGCTGATTGGTTGAGTAGGGAGGAGGCGATTCAAAACCCTTATTTCGGAGATAAGATGCTCACCTGTGGCTCGGTCAAAGAGGCCTTTCCGCTGGAGCGCAAGCCGGCGGCACAGTCGAGCCCGAATCCGTCTCATAATCATTAA
- a CDS encoding TolC family protein gives MKYQHKIMAVLALLLFVFGQKTSAQPLQNLLLAADSANLELKALYQEYLAALEKAPQVSQLPEPEAGLGVFPLPVETRLGPQWVRLSATQMFPWKGTLEARKDVALAMAKAQYEQIAASRLNLHYQVKQAYFQLYDLEKRQQILQKSIDIFRTLESISTTRVEAGKANLADVLRIQIRIRGLEEELNMLENQKKKPVAVINQLLNRPEQSPVALVDTLPLANPPYDRAALLNDIQEGHPMLRMFTLQQEAAQRSVELNALEGKPSFGVGVDYIAVGKRTDADPAHNGRDILSPRMSVRIPLYREKYRAKEQEERLRMQALETRKQNLFLQFRSAIEQAYADLEDGRIKYRLYQEQKAITASAIELLLTAYSNEGASFIDLLQLEDQLIQYDLMTLSAVVKTHIAQAEVERYIP, from the coding sequence ATGAAGTATCAGCATAAAATAATGGCCGTGCTTGCTCTGCTCCTGTTTGTATTTGGGCAGAAAACGAGCGCACAGCCTCTACAAAACTTATTATTGGCTGCCGACAGCGCCAACCTGGAATTGAAGGCCCTTTACCAGGAATACCTCGCCGCTTTGGAAAAGGCGCCGCAGGTCAGCCAACTGCCGGAACCGGAAGCGGGCCTGGGCGTGTTTCCCCTGCCGGTAGAAACCCGCCTGGGGCCTCAGTGGGTTCGCCTGAGCGCCACCCAAATGTTTCCCTGGAAAGGAACCCTGGAGGCACGGAAAGATGTGGCGCTGGCCATGGCAAAAGCTCAATATGAGCAAATCGCCGCCTCCCGCCTCAACCTGCACTATCAGGTCAAACAGGCCTATTTCCAGCTTTATGATTTGGAAAAGCGCCAGCAAATTCTGCAGAAAAGTATCGATATATTCAGGACACTCGAATCCATCTCCACTACCCGGGTGGAAGCCGGCAAGGCCAACCTGGCCGACGTGCTGCGCATTCAAATCCGCATCCGGGGCCTGGAGGAGGAGTTGAACATGCTGGAAAATCAAAAGAAAAAGCCGGTGGCGGTGATCAACCAATTGTTGAACCGGCCGGAACAGTCGCCGGTGGCCCTTGTGGATACTTTGCCGTTGGCGAATCCCCCTTATGATCGGGCGGCCCTACTCAATGATATCCAGGAGGGGCACCCGATGCTGCGCATGTTCACCCTGCAACAGGAGGCCGCTCAACGGTCTGTCGAGCTAAACGCACTGGAAGGGAAACCTTCCTTTGGGGTGGGGGTGGATTACATCGCCGTTGGCAAACGCACGGATGCCGATCCTGCGCACAACGGGAGGGATATTCTCTCGCCCAGGATGAGCGTCCGCATTCCACTTTACCGGGAAAAATACCGCGCAAAAGAGCAGGAGGAACGGCTGAGGATGCAGGCTTTGGAAACACGAAAACAAAACCTCTTCCTGCAATTTCGAAGCGCTATTGAACAGGCCTATGCCGACCTGGAAGACGGGAGGATCAAATACCGGCTTTACCAGGAGCAGAAAGCAATTACAGCGTCGGCCATTGAGCTGTTGCTTACAGCCTACAGCAATGAAGGGGCCAGTTTTATTGACTTGCTTCAATTGGAAGACCAACTCATCCAATACGACCTGATGACGCTTTCTGCGGTGGTGAAAACCCATATTGCGCAGGCAGAGGTCGAAAGATATATTCCTTAG